AGGCGGTAGGCCAGGGCCCGGCAGTTGGCGGCGAGGTCGCCATGGCCAGGAAGCTTCCTGAGCTGAAGCAGGAGGGCCGCTGCGCCGCCTTCGCCATCCGCTTCCAGCCTCTTGATCAGGTGCTGGGTGGCCTCCCAGACACAGATGCGATTGTCGCTGGTCGGATCCCAGTTGTTACCGAGCTGCTCACGGCGATAGAGCTGCACCTTGCCGGCGGCAGACCGGAGGATGCCAGCTTTGGCGACGCCATCAACCGAGATATTGCGGGCGACAGCCAGGCCTTCGGCATCTCCGAAGGGCCGCTCGCTGTAGCCGAAGCTCTCGAAGAAGGTGAGCGCGAAGCGCGTGTCGGCATCAAAGGCGCCTTCATCCTGGGAGAGGTGCTCATCGAGGGCGGCATTGATCTCGATCAGCGCATCGCGAACGCTCATGGGAGAGTCATCGGGGTTGAGCACCGCCTTGGCCTGGCTGAAGATCGCCATGCCGGGGCCGATGGCGGCCTGGGCTACGTCCACCGGCGCGATGTTGGCGTGCTCCAGCTCCTTGATGGCCTGGGGTAGGCGCTGCCGCAGCTCGCGGCGGAAGGCATTGCGGGAGAGGATGGCGGCACCGGGATCGCGACGCTGGCAAACCAGAACAACGCTGGAAGCGAGGGCGTTCGCACCCGCTCCGATCATGCGGTTGGCCAGTTCAGTGCGCATGGGCCAGGTGCCAGTGATTGCCAGGCCGGCATCCATCACTGCCGCCAGAAACGTCTCCCAGCCGGTGCTGGCGGTGCCCGCCGCCCCCTTCCCCTTGGTTTCGGCCTGCTTGAAGGCGTAATAGATCGAGAGCGGGAAGCCGGCATGGGACTGCACAGCGAGCTGATGCATCGCCTGGGTCATGCCATCAAGGAAGAACTGCTCAGCCTGCTCCTTGCCGCCGTGGCGATAGGGCGTGGCCACCAGCTCCTCTGCCTTGGGAACTGCCAGCGTCGCGAACAGGCCGGGGAACACGAGCCGCAACGACCGCCTCAACCAGACGTAAAAGAAGTCGGAGAGATCGGCGTAGCCGATGTTGTCGTAGTAAGGCGGGTCAGTGGAAACTATTTTCCGTGAACTGAGCACCTGCAATGCGGCGTCTTTCAGAGACACGCAGCCAGCCAATCCCGAAGCAGCGCCTATTCCCTTAGAGGTATACTCAAGAGAATTCCCATAGCTTCCCGACTGACTTGACAAAGGGTTGACCTCAGCATAATCCCATGACATGGGTATTGCCTGCCGGGCAAATGTGTTTCGCGTCTTCGTCCCCCAGGTCTTTCCACCTGCATCCCATGTGCAGATCGAAGACATGCGGTCCGACTGACCACTAACTACCAAGCCAAGAAACGTGCCAACTGCTTCGGCATAGGCCGCTGCGCCAGTGCCGCCGTCGCGCAGGGGCGT
This DNA window, taken from Candidatus Sericytochromatia bacterium, encodes the following:
- a CDS encoding DUF1156 domain-containing protein — its product is MTPHPVKRRKKLIEVAIPLEAINAASAREKSIRHGHPSTLHLWWARRPLAAARAVIFCQMVDDPSAVPEELPTDVDQEKERLRLFALISELVQWENTTNEDVLNRARAEIRRSWRRCCADNADHPEAAELFNPEKLPGFHDPFAGGGALPLEAQRLGLEAYASDLNPVAVLINKAMIEIPPKFAGQPPVNPESRRNLAVQQWKGAEGLAQDVRYYGQWMRDEAEKRIGHLYPKVLITPEMVNDPGNPRPDLKPYEGQELTVIAWLWARTVKSPNPAFSQVEVPLASTFMLSQMKCREAYVQPVVQGSGYRFTVKVGKPEDGAKTKDGTKLARGANFGCLMSGTPIEGDYIKSEGQAGKMGARLMAVVAEGKRGRVYLAPTPEHEAAALLAKPEWRPEQDLPDDPRNFWTVQYGLTTYGDLFTDRQLVALTTFSDLVGEAMQQARRDANEAGRPDDSTPLRDGGTGAAAYAEAVGTFLGLVVSGQSDRMSSICTWDAGGKTWGTKTRNTFARQAIPMSWDYAEVNPLSSQSGSYGNSLEYTSKGIGAASGLAGCVSLKDAALQVLSSRKIVSTDPPYYDNIGYADLSDFFYVWLRRSLRLVFPGLFATLAVPKAEELVATPYRHGGKEQAEQFFLDGMTQAMHQLAVQSHAGFPLSIYYAFKQAETKGKGAAGTASTGWETFLAAVMDAGLAITGTWPMRTELANRMIGAGANALASSVVLVCQRRDPGAAILSRNAFRRELRQRLPQAIKELEHANIAPVDVAQAAIGPGMAIFSQAKAVLNPDDSPMSVRDALIEINAALDEHLSQDEGAFDADTRFALTFFESFGYSERPFGDAEGLAVARNISVDGVAKAGILRSAAGKVQLYRREQLGNNWDPTSDNRICVWEATQHLIKRLEADGEGGAAALLLQLRKLPGHGDLAANCRALAYRL